CTTGGTGAAAAATATCGTCCGTGTCCACTGCTTGTTAAATATGTAAAAGCAGGACGAATTGGCCGCAAGTCAGGCATGGGCGTATACGATTACACTGATCAAGGAGGAAGCAACAATGCGTGAAGTCGTTATCGTTGATGCTGTCAGAACACCGATCGGACGTTATAAAGGTGCACTAAAAAACATCCGACCAGATGATCTTGGAAGTATCGTCATCAAAGCATTATTAGACCGAAATCCTGATCTTCCGAAAGAGCAAATTGAAGAAGTTATTTTTGGTAATGCAAACGGAGCTGGAGAAGAAAACCGAAACGTCGCACGAATGTCAGCTCTACTCGCTGACCTTCCTGTAGAAGTTGGTGGTACGACAATTAACCGTCTATGCGGATCAGGTTTAGATGCAGTATCATACGCAGCTCGTGCTGTCATGGCTGATGAAGGGGATATTTTTATCGCAGGTGGAACGGAAAGCATGACCCGCGCACCATTCGTGATGGCGAAACCTGATAAAGAATTTCCGCGAGGCAATATGGAGATGTTTGATACGACGATCGGTTGGCGCTTTGTGAACCCAGCTTTAAAAGAGAAATTCGGAACAGACAGTATGCCTGAGACGGCTGAAAATGTTGCAAAAGATTACGGGATTTCACGTGAGGATCAAGATCAGTTTGCCTACGATAGTCAGATGAAAGCAAAACGCGCTATGGAAGAAGGGCGTCTAAAGGACGAAATCGTACCCGTCACATACAAGGACCGGAAAGGTAATGAGATCGTTGTAGATACAGACGAGCATCCCCGTCCGACGAGCTCTTTAGAGAAGCTTTCTTCATTAAAGCCGCTCTTTAAAGATGGTACGATAACTGCAGGTAATGCATCTGGAATTAATGACGGTGCTTCGGCACTCCTGATTATGAGCAAAGAAAAAGCGGATGAATTAGGGTTAAAACCGATGGCAAAATACGTAACTTCAGCTACTGCTGGTTTAGAGCCAAGAGTTATGGGACTTGGTCCAATCCATGCATCCCGAAAAGCATTAAAACGTGCAGGTCTTTCTTCAAGTGATCTGGGACTCGTTGAACTAAACGAAGCTTTTGCTTCTCAATCCCTCGAGTGCATCCGTCAGCTTGAACTTGATCCATCTCGTGTCAACATGAATGGTGGAGCGATTGCTTATGGTCATCCACTTGGCGCAAGTGGCGCACGGATTTTAACGACACTATTACATGAAATGCGCAAGCAAAAAACACAATACGGACTTGCAACGATGTGTATCGGAGTCGGACAAGGAATTGCTGCAATCGTCGAAGGCTACAACGATTAATCAACCTAGGAGGAATAGCTATGTCATCCATTTTATATGAAGTGAAAAATTACATCGCATACGTTACATTAAACCGTCCAGAAGTTTTGAATTGCTTTAACTTTGATACGTTGAAGCATTTAGGTGAGGTAGTTGAAGAAATTCATCATAACCCAGAAGCACGTGTTGTAATTTTTACAGGTGCAGGTGAAAAAGCGTTTAGTGCTGGCGCAGACTTGAAAGAACGAAAAACGCTGACTGAAAATGAAGTACGCCGTAATGTGACTAAAATCAGAGACGTATTTACAGCTGTTGATAAATTACCTCAACCTACGATTGCCGTTATGAACGGGTATGCGTTCGGTGGCGGATTTGAGCTTGCACTTGCTTGTGATTTCCGCATTGCAGTTGAAGATACAAAAATGGGATTAACTGAACTTGGTTGGGCGATCATTCCTGGTGCTGGTGGAACGCAACGACTACCACGTCTAATCGGACAAGCAAAAGCGATGGAGCTCATTATGACAGCGAAAAAAGTTTCTTCTGAAGAAGCGCTTCGATACGGAATCGTTAACGAAGTCGTATCTTCTGACAAATTGATTGAAACAGCAGAGCAATGGGCAGAAAGAATGTTAAGTAATGGTCCAATTGCTTTGAAGCAAGCTAAGTATGCGATTAAACAAGGAATGAATGTCGATTTAGAGACAGGATTGAACTTAGAAGCGAAGGCATACGAGGTGACAATCCCAACGAAAGATAGAGTTGAAGCACTTGTTGCGTTTGGTGAAAAGCGTCCACCAGAATTTAAAGGAGAATAAGGGGTCAAGTTGGTCATCCTTTTCGCCGTTAAACAGTTAAAGATTGAGAGGGTCCATGATATTTAGTATCATATAGAGATAATTTGAGATTGAATCGGAAAAGGGATGAGCAAGATGCAAAACAGTTTGAACACGCGATCAATGATTTTTACATTATACGGTGATTATATTCGTCACTATGGCAATGACATTTGGATTGGAAGCTTGATTAGATTGCTCAAAGAGTTCGGTCATAATGAACAATCTGTTCGAGCGGCAATTTCGAGAATGAACAAACAAGGTTGGGTCATTGCTGAGCGTAAAGGAAACAAGAGCTATTACCGGTTAACTGAACAAGGGGTTTTAAGGATTGA
This Pseudalkalibacillus berkeleyi DNA region includes the following protein-coding sequences:
- a CDS encoding acetyl-CoA C-acyltransferase — its product is MREVVIVDAVRTPIGRYKGALKNIRPDDLGSIVIKALLDRNPDLPKEQIEEVIFGNANGAGEENRNVARMSALLADLPVEVGGTTINRLCGSGLDAVSYAARAVMADEGDIFIAGGTESMTRAPFVMAKPDKEFPRGNMEMFDTTIGWRFVNPALKEKFGTDSMPETAENVAKDYGISREDQDQFAYDSQMKAKRAMEEGRLKDEIVPVTYKDRKGNEIVVDTDEHPRPTSSLEKLSSLKPLFKDGTITAGNASGINDGASALLIMSKEKADELGLKPMAKYVTSATAGLEPRVMGLGPIHASRKALKRAGLSSSDLGLVELNEAFASQSLECIRQLELDPSRVNMNGGAIAYGHPLGASGARILTTLLHEMRKQKTQYGLATMCIGVGQGIAAIVEGYND
- a CDS encoding enoyl-CoA hydratase-related protein, with the protein product MSSILYEVKNYIAYVTLNRPEVLNCFNFDTLKHLGEVVEEIHHNPEARVVIFTGAGEKAFSAGADLKERKTLTENEVRRNVTKIRDVFTAVDKLPQPTIAVMNGYAFGGGFELALACDFRIAVEDTKMGLTELGWAIIPGAGGTQRLPRLIGQAKAMELIMTAKKVSSEEALRYGIVNEVVSSDKLIETAEQWAERMLSNGPIALKQAKYAIKQGMNVDLETGLNLEAKAYEVTIPTKDRVEALVAFGEKRPPEFKGE